The following DNA comes from Streptomyces sp. NBC_00273.
GGGGGACCGACGAGGGCCGAGCACGGCCGTCGGCCCGCGCCGGGTCCGTCCGGACGCACTGACCCGCACGGGGGTGGGGTCAGTGCGGAATGCTGTCGATCAGTTCTCGGGCACCCTGCCGGAGGAGGGCGACGGCTACGGACGTGCCGAGGGTGGCCGGGTCGAGGCGGCCCGCCCACTCGTGCGCGTTCAGCACCTCCTTGCCGTCCGGCGAGAACACGCAGGCGCGCAGGGAGAGGTCCCCTCCGCGTTCCGCCCGCGCGTACCCCGCGATCGGGCTGTTGCAGTGGCCCTGGAGGACGTGGAGGAGCATCCGCTCGGCGACCGTCTCGCGATGCGTGTCCGGGTGACCGAGGGCGCTGACGGTGTCGATGAGCTCGGCGTCGTCCTCCCGGCACTGCAGCGCGAGGACGCCGGCGCCGATCGGCGGCATCAGGGTGTCCACGGCGATGATCTCCGTGATGGCGTCCGCGCGGCCGATGCGGTGGAGTCCGGCGACGGCCAGGAGGAGCGCGTCCGCCTCACCGGCGGCGAGCTTCTCCAGGCGCCTGTTGGCGTTCCCGCGCATCGGCACGCACTCCACGTGCGGGTACGCGGCGGCGAGCTGGGCGATCCGGCGCACGGAGGAGGTCCCGATGCGGGTGCCGGGCGGGAGCCGATCGAGGGTGAGCCCCTGCGGGTGGATCAGGGCGTCGCGGATGTCGTCGCGTTCCAGGAACGCGGCGAAGACGGTTCCGGCGGGCAGCGGACGGTCGGCCGGGACGTCCTTGACGCAGTGCACGGCGAGGTCGGCCTCACCAGCGAGGATCGCGGCGTCGACCTCCTTGGTGAACGCGCCCTTGCCCTCGACCTGTGAGAGGTCTCCCATCCACTTGTCGCCGGTGGTCTTCACCGGCAGGACGGTGGTCCTGATCCCCGGGTGGAGTGCGGCGAGCTCGGCGCGGACGCGCTCCACCTGGGCGAGGGCCATCGGTGAATCGCGGGAGACGATACGGATCAGATCAGCGGGCATGCGGGCACGATACGCCCTCGCGCCCGGCCGGCGGGCATCGGCGCCGGGGGCCATCGGCCGTGCGGGGTAAGCGAGTTGGCTGTCTCGGTAACGTGTTCGAGGGACCCGGTGTGCGGCGCCCGGTCCCCCGGAACGCGGGCGGCC
Coding sequences within:
- the hemC gene encoding hydroxymethylbilane synthase yields the protein MPADLIRIVSRDSPMALAQVERVRAELAALHPGIRTTVLPVKTTGDKWMGDLSQVEGKGAFTKEVDAAILAGEADLAVHCVKDVPADRPLPAGTVFAAFLERDDIRDALIHPQGLTLDRLPPGTRIGTSSVRRIAQLAAAYPHVECVPMRGNANRRLEKLAAGEADALLLAVAGLHRIGRADAITEIIAVDTLMPPIGAGVLALQCREDDAELIDTVSALGHPDTHRETVAERMLLHVLQGHCNSPIAGYARAERGGDLSLRACVFSPDGKEVLNAHEWAGRLDPATLGTSVAVALLRQGARELIDSIPH